In Blautia wexlerae DSM 19850, a single window of DNA contains:
- a CDS encoding DEAD/DEAH box helicase yields MEEKMKQVLYKWLEIDLVNIAKKMGLSNKSCDVNLELLMDTIRCLDYESIVVKKPSVNYIITVIGLMWEHVDHTKFDLRKFVIKILSRIGYPTSAIICDKDFDKENGTFSGLDSWIDEVALTINQTKNEIMVANQKYLLTDYQKQIWDSMDNDKVLGISAPTSAGKSFVILLKLVDRLINDNIDIVYIVPTLSLLNQVTEDFNRELKKVGVTDYWISNSFDDQQLSNKKNIYIMTQEKAIAAFSDTEKAFTKRLILVADEIQNIERIREDKDQRAKILYDTLIEFRYKDNVEQIIISGPRIEEIEKVGKSIFGIETKDHTTDISPVLNLTYSIKKVDKKYYLKQYCALTQEPLTLEIENAEIIEGYGKKQYTDRYLSYLNNVVKGVGENCQNIVFSPTSDSARKIAMALGDTSNGIERELIEYYGMTVRENYSLCKTLEKGVAYHHGKLPMHVRRTLEKAIADKKINTVVCTTTLLQGVNLPAQNVFIRNPHLYVKKQKQSSELTNYEMANLRGRAGRLLKDYIGRTFVMDEDEFIDSEGYEQLELFEDVTKELPSGYEQKFEEYKDFIEEALDNNTPVDATMKKYGYIISYIRQSVLKYGAESRGRMKNVGIKLTQKQVAAIILKLDSIDVPKEICYKNRYWDPLVLDYIYNEYDGKLPNTPMEKGAKSKLDKAMRFLRENDVTAEMYNKNIPSTYRKKTMRSIMSSLSLQWATGKALCEILNNSRYEGDDGADNIDSTIELLQNTISYNLPLLLKPLYDMKQSESPFLKCMQVGAFGVVERCMIEMGVPRESALYLYKEIFDEKEIKVKNRLELEQIIREKIRLEYKNIPYWIQVQLDFLI; encoded by the coding sequence ATGGAAGAGAAAATGAAGCAAGTTCTTTATAAATGGCTTGAAATTGATCTGGTTAATATTGCTAAAAAAATGGGACTGTCAAACAAAAGTTGTGATGTAAATTTAGAGTTACTTATGGATACAATTCGGTGTCTTGATTATGAATCTATTGTAGTTAAAAAACCATCGGTTAATTATATTATTACTGTTATCGGTTTAATGTGGGAGCATGTTGATCATACTAAATTTGATTTAAGAAAATTCGTTATTAAAATCTTATCACGTATCGGATATCCTACTTCTGCAATAATATGTGATAAAGATTTCGATAAAGAGAACGGAACTTTTTCAGGATTAGATAGTTGGATAGATGAGGTTGCTCTGACAATTAATCAAACGAAAAATGAGATTATGGTTGCTAACCAAAAATATCTTCTTACAGATTATCAAAAACAGATATGGGATAGTATGGATAACGATAAGGTATTGGGAATATCGGCACCGACATCAGCGGGGAAATCTTTTGTTATTCTTTTGAAACTTGTAGATAGGTTGATAAATGATAATATAGATATTGTATATATTGTTCCGACTTTAAGTTTATTAAATCAAGTAACTGAGGATTTTAATAGAGAATTGAAAAAAGTTGGAGTAACAGATTATTGGATTTCAAATTCATTTGATGATCAACAATTATCGAATAAAAAGAATATTTATATTATGACACAGGAAAAAGCCATAGCTGCTTTTTCTGATACAGAGAAGGCCTTTACAAAAAGATTGATACTTGTAGCAGATGAAATCCAAAATATTGAAAGAATAAGAGAGGACAAGGATCAAAGAGCTAAAATTTTATATGACACTTTAATTGAATTTAGATATAAAGATAATGTTGAACAAATTATTATATCGGGACCTAGAATAGAAGAAATTGAAAAAGTTGGTAAAAGTATTTTTGGCATTGAAACAAAAGATCATACAACGGATATTAGCCCGGTACTCAATTTAACATATAGTATAAAAAAAGTTGATAAAAAATATTACTTGAAACAGTATTGTGCATTGACGCAGGAACCATTGACTTTAGAAATTGAAAATGCAGAAATTATTGAGGGATATGGAAAAAAACAGTATACGGATAGGTATTTGTCATATCTAAACAATGTAGTAAAAGGAGTAGGTGAGAATTGTCAAAATATAGTTTTTTCACCGACTTCAGATTCCGCGAGAAAGATTGCAATGGCCTTAGGTGACACAAGCAACGGGATTGAAAGAGAACTTATTGAGTATTATGGTATGACGGTTAGAGAAAATTATTCTCTTTGTAAAACATTGGAAAAAGGGGTTGCGTATCACCATGGAAAGTTACCTATGCATGTGAGAAGAACCTTAGAAAAAGCTATAGCAGATAAAAAAATAAATACGGTTGTGTGTACGACTACCTTATTGCAAGGAGTCAATTTGCCGGCTCAGAATGTTTTTATTAGGAACCCACATCTTTATGTTAAGAAACAAAAGCAATCTTCTGAATTGACGAATTATGAGATGGCTAATTTGCGAGGTCGGGCAGGAAGATTGTTAAAAGATTATATAGGTCGAACATTTGTGATGGATGAGGATGAGTTTATAGATTCGGAAGGCTACGAGCAACTTGAATTATTTGAAGATGTTACCAAGGAACTTCCCTCAGGCTATGAACAAAAGTTTGAAGAATATAAAGATTTTATAGAGGAAGCATTAGATAATAATACGCCAGTAGATGCAACTATGAAAAAATATGGATATATTATTTCATATATAAGACAATCTGTTTTGAAGTATGGTGCTGAATCGCGTGGTCGTATGAAAAATGTTGGAATAAAGCTTACACAAAAACAGGTTGCAGCAATTATATTAAAACTCGATTCAATAGACGTTCCTAAAGAAATTTGTTATAAAAACAGGTATTGGGATCCGCTTGTATTGGATTATATTTATAATGAATATGATGGAAAACTCCCTAATACACCGATGGAGAAAGGTGCAAAAAGTAAGTTGGATAAGGCAATGCGTTTTCTTAGGGAAAATGATGTAACGGCTGAAATGTATAATAAAAATATACCTTCAACATATAGAAAGAAGACGATGCGTAGTATAATGTCTAGCTTATCATTACAGTGGGCTACTGGAAAGGCACTTTGTGAAATATTGAACAACTCAAGATATGAGGGAGATGATGGCGCGGATAATATTGATAGTACTATAGAATTGTTGCAAAATACAATCTCGTACAACTTACCATTGTTGCTAAAACCTCTTTATGATATGAAACAATCAGAGAGTCCTTTTTTGAAGTGCATGCAAGTAGGAGCTTTTGGTGTAGTAGAAAGATGCATGATTGAAATGGGAGTTCCAAGGGAATCAGCATTGTATCTGTATAAAGAGATATTTGATGAAAAAGAAATTAAAGTCAAGAATCGATTAGAGTTAGAACAGATAATAAGAGAAAAGATTCGATTAGAATATAAAAACATACCATATTGGATACAGGTGCAGTTGGATTTTTTGATTTAA
- a CDS encoding DUF1837 domain-containing protein, whose protein sequence is MKEKDILKRLVKNDALFRNIHVITQNYDIIPKDKNHMGAYIEFQDLNELREDFLEELIDSIVDWIYSSDKFAELKQKAMDKGKSDAAATQEVGRKARQKFRADHNTDELLIQGQFGELLLFHFIQKFMQATPLLRKMKIATSSEHERFGADAIHYKIQDAKNIIILGEAKTYSSNYKFATAFSDALNSIVNTYKEHRRELNLYVHEDFLDNEMNQVAEDYLNNTLENVEVHLVSIITYNENKKLEFDTETGIKNQIETIIAERYHLFDNNKIDIENNPILRRITYIVFPVWDLKGLVEEFQKMI, encoded by the coding sequence TTGAAGGAGAAGGATATATTGAAGAGGCTTGTTAAGAATGATGCCTTGTTCAGAAATATACACGTAATAACACAAAATTATGATATTATTCCAAAGGACAAAAATCACATGGGAGCTTATATTGAATTCCAAGATTTGAATGAGTTACGTGAAGATTTTTTGGAGGAACTGATAGATTCGATTGTTGACTGGATATATAGCTCCGACAAGTTTGCGGAGTTGAAACAAAAAGCAATGGATAAAGGAAAATCAGATGCTGCAGCAACTCAGGAGGTTGGTAGAAAAGCAAGGCAGAAGTTTAGAGCTGACCATAATACTGATGAATTGTTAATCCAGGGGCAATTCGGAGAATTATTATTATTTCATTTTATACAAAAATTTATGCAGGCAACACCTTTATTGAGAAAAATGAAGATAGCTACATCTTCAGAACATGAAAGATTTGGTGCGGATGCAATTCATTATAAAATTCAGGATGCAAAAAATATTATAATCCTTGGAGAAGCAAAAACATATAGTAGTAATTACAAATTTGCCACAGCATTTTCTGATGCATTAAATAGTATTGTTAATACATATAAAGAGCACAGGAGAGAGTTAAATCTTTATGTGCATGAGGACTTTTTGGATAATGAGATGAATCAGGTTGCAGAAGATTACTTGAATAATACACTTGAAAATGTTGAGGTTCATTTAGTTAGCATAATTACCTATAATGAAAATAAAAAATTGGAATTTGATACGGAGACAGGGATTAAAAATCAAATAGAGACGATAATTGCAGAAAGATATCATTTGTTTGATAATAATAAAATTGATATTGAGAATAATCCTATACTGAGGCGGATAACATATATTGTTTTTCCTGTATGGGATTTGAAAGGTTTGGTTGAAGAATTCCAAAAGATGATATGA
- a CDS encoding ATPase, with product MIYKNITFKADPFSYNLEFDDRITLVGGNSGTGKTVLYEMLEDLRLTNEYKAIKLFNYKSDNFSESIEQCRDNFIVVDNADNLINDEVRRFINFEPSNQYMLFLRNCDGLNVSDKSFKVLKFDNNRITLEEEL from the coding sequence ATGATTTATAAGAATATTACATTTAAAGCAGATCCATTTTCATACAATCTGGAATTTGACGATAGAATAACTCTTGTTGGCGGAAATAGCGGTACCGGTAAAACAGTGCTTTATGAAATGTTAGAAGATCTACGATTAACTAACGAATACAAAGCTATAAAATTGTTTAATTACAAATCAGATAATTTCTCAGAATCGATTGAACAGTGCAGAGATAATTTTATTGTAGTCGATAATGCAGATAATTTGATTAATGATGAGGTCAGACGTTTTATTAATTTTGAGCCGTCGAATCAATATATGCTTTTCCTACGAAATTGCGACGGACTAAATGTATCTGATAAGAGCTTTAAGGTGTTGAAGTTTGACAATAATAGGATAACACTGGAAGAGGAGTTGTGA
- a CDS encoding DUF4869 domain-containing protein, producing MIDIYTEKNDSKDWILQNDLYFNLNTGNEEMSQNEINLIQQVDEAKLTPDKHIETKYGLGTIRNLSSGCKTLLNIVKHPDKVVNVEECGPNVLKIIFTMDNIKIYMSRPSLFDIPDDVQIRFNDSDIVTGGKGYNAWWGKEYERREADDL from the coding sequence ATGATAGATATATATACAGAAAAAAATGATTCTAAAGACTGGATACTTCAAAACGATTTGTATTTCAATTTGAATACAGGTAATGAAGAAATGTCTCAAAATGAAATAAATCTCATTCAGCAAGTAGATGAGGCGAAGTTGACACCGGATAAGCATATTGAAACAAAATATGGTTTAGGTACAATCCGTAATTTGTCATCTGGCTGCAAGACATTACTTAATATTGTAAAGCATCCTGATAAGGTGGTGAATGTAGAAGAATGTGGTCCGAATGTGCTTAAAATAATTTTTACTATGGATAATATAAAGATTTATATGTCCAGACCATCGCTTTTTGATATCCCGGATGATGTGCAAATCAGATTCAATGATTCTGATATAGTGACCGGAGGGAAAGGATATAATGCCTGGTGGGGCAAGGAGTATGAAAGGAGAGAAGCAGATGATTTATAA
- a CDS encoding DUF3800 domain-containing protein, whose translation MKYMFFYDETEHSRKINYETVTANNYCDNFITGIVGWNAEENECISDRYLAFESKYTYRKKDGELKSQTMKAKDFRLGFASLNNHTIEFYEDLVSLLDDKIVIYFSVFSKIEYVINQLFVNYHSSMFIDVDYMKYSIIKAINIYRPQKVIEAIYKEPQIFVKELRSFLEDRIINNQANNTLKECENQAFEEVLILLEDTEVPETLDWSYFAPFDGFKKLLTEMNIYEYQLMIDREGKESHTLNSAIDVGLENVTEEDSKDYVGIRMADMLVGLISRLMQSLKISLTGNYKEGKIKRTLLDSGWFAVNQRQLDLYKKLYLAICENNKYWYKTFSGIYSDDLVSFVALLQFMNHFSDADEIRKRNIEMQPEYYNAFVCESLNKRYEIMRNKLPIYPILEDDKNYFYNQRGAIVYKDISNQPMLPLYSRKNEFYVLSVGFSQNGTPLVTISENDKPICYRLPEDYGEWAMNVVGMANMGERLFPCKVVFSLIDGRYLVDIL comes from the coding sequence ATGAAATACATGTTTTTCTATGATGAAACAGAGCATAGTAGAAAAATTAATTATGAGACTGTTACTGCGAATAATTACTGTGATAATTTTATAACTGGAATTGTAGGGTGGAATGCAGAAGAAAATGAATGTATTTCTGACAGATATCTTGCTTTTGAATCGAAGTATACTTATAGAAAAAAAGACGGAGAACTAAAAAGCCAGACTATGAAAGCAAAAGATTTTAGGCTGGGGTTTGCGTCTCTTAATAATCATACTATTGAGTTTTATGAAGACCTTGTATCATTGCTTGATGATAAAATAGTTATATATTTCTCTGTGTTCAGCAAAATAGAATATGTTATTAACCAATTATTTGTAAATTATCACAGTTCTATGTTTATTGATGTTGATTACATGAAATACTCAATAATTAAGGCTATCAATATATATCGACCACAAAAGGTGATAGAAGCAATCTATAAAGAACCACAAATATTTGTTAAAGAACTACGGTCTTTTTTAGAAGATAGGATTATTAATAATCAAGCTAATAATACTTTGAAAGAATGTGAGAATCAAGCTTTTGAAGAAGTACTTATACTGCTTGAGGACACAGAGGTACCCGAAACATTAGATTGGTCCTATTTTGCACCTTTTGATGGATTTAAGAAGTTATTGACAGAGATGAATATTTATGAATATCAGTTGATGATTGACCGAGAAGGGAAAGAATCTCATACATTGAATTCTGCAATAGATGTAGGTCTTGAAAATGTCACCGAAGAAGATTCTAAGGATTATGTTGGAATCAGAATGGCGGATATGCTTGTTGGATTAATATCTCGCTTGATGCAATCATTGAAGATATCATTAACCGGAAATTATAAAGAAGGGAAAATTAAGAGGACTCTTTTGGATTCTGGCTGGTTTGCAGTGAATCAAAGGCAACTTGATTTGTATAAGAAATTATATCTGGCAATTTGTGAGAATAATAAATATTGGTATAAAACTTTTTCTGGAATATATTCGGATGATTTAGTGTCTTTTGTAGCACTTCTTCAATTTATGAATCATTTTTCAGATGCAGATGAGATTCGTAAAAGGAATATAGAAATGCAACCAGAGTATTATAATGCCTTTGTTTGCGAGAGTTTGAACAAACGTTACGAAATAATGAGAAATAAATTGCCGATTTATCCTATATTAGAAGATGACAAAAATTATTTTTACAATCAAAGAGGTGCAATAGTTTATAAGGATATTAGTAATCAACCTATGTTGCCCTTATACAGTAGAAAGAATGAATTCTATGTTCTTTCAGTTGGATTTTCACAGAATGGAACTCCATTAGTAACAATCTCTGAAAATGATAAGCCGATATGTTATAGGTTGCCGGAGGATTATGGAGAATGGGCAATGAATGTAGTTGGAATGGCTAATATGGGTGAAAGATTATTCCCATGTAAAGTAGTGTTTTCGTTAATTGATGGAAGGTATTTGGTTGATATTTTATAA
- a CDS encoding type I restriction endonuclease subunit R — translation MARLKEYNGHYCESEYEYAFIGFLEAEGWKYSSGNNIRRITKRDVLIADDFKKFIADTNPDLTEDEVTQIYDNVRLVGAESDFATLHKVYGWMVNGVQFTTQDGLPRMIPLIDFDNWDKNIFRVVNQFTVEYTNNGQKENRRPDVLLFVNGMPLCVVELKNPVDANATIYDAWEQINIRYWRDIPHLLHYCPLACISDGVKTRLGTVRTPYEHFYAWRRVNEGDVVSTLPFAETETMIKGVYTPERFVEIFRDYIYFQDSIYDSDEVEIVCRYPQFFAAKLLKQSIVNSVVTRSGKGGTYFGATGCGKTYTMAFLARQLALRCTDIPEIGSPTIILIVDRDELQKQGSKLFTKSKEFLNLGEVSVVKNRTQLRQELGARQSGGFYICTIQKFCDREDDKIGLINDRQNIICFSDEAHRTQLEHSKKIQFSKDADENMKAMVSKPYAKVLKEAFPHATFVGFTGTPIAETYQTFGDEIDRYTMDQAVADGLTVSIKYHPRIAKVLLDNKKVKEIENYYKKCADDGAIYEDIEASKKAMSSMEIILGEPSRLERLATDIHNHYVASCAGDPDRIQKAMVVCSNRKIAYALLQKFKDKYSEWFEEKKSPDGVSVTEEELKELKPMPFMAMVSSVGSNDEKDMYDYLGGVKNDKRSEELDAAFKQEKSNFSIVIVVDMWITGFDVPCLTYLYNDKPLKKHLLIQTISRVNRKYPGKEYGMVIDYIGIRDNMREAMKVYGGDTSVAPTSDDVEQATSVFREELEVLKNMFTGYDLSPFLNSECDPIERYRLLAKAAEYVFVSTEELQLEGNKGVQKVSFKTYFLKTVKRMRAAFDICQPSGYLGEEESALAQCFMAIAGFVRKMSGTSEVDTDTMNRAVSKMVEEALKYNQVESVLESGEEEDIFSPEYFEKLSDVKMPATKLELLVKMLRKQIKEYGKVNQLAAKSYQEMLEKTIAEYHERRKHLTAEEAGEAQEQASEDIIKIATEQALAILRQMNENRESFRKIGLTFEEKAFYDILISLCDQYNFEYGTDKEVDGVIVNDKCKALAKKIKDIIDTKSSFADWLNNQNVRNGLKLEIKICLVKNGYPPQYSPEVFNKVMEQVENFEEYSGTEGIGNEASTSGKIYEYKPEYKVMMVAEDSSKYGDSKNNQ, via the coding sequence ATGGCAAGATTAAAAGAATACAATGGTCATTATTGTGAATCAGAATATGAATATGCCTTCATTGGCTTTTTGGAAGCGGAAGGTTGGAAGTATTCTTCTGGTAATAATATCCGTCGTATTACAAAAAGAGATGTACTGATTGCTGATGATTTCAAGAAGTTTATAGCAGACACCAACCCGGATTTGACAGAAGACGAGGTGACACAGATATATGATAATGTTCGTCTTGTAGGTGCGGAAAGTGATTTTGCTACTTTGCATAAAGTATATGGCTGGATGGTAAATGGTGTTCAGTTTACGACGCAGGATGGATTGCCAAGAATGATACCACTTATTGATTTTGATAATTGGGATAAGAATATTTTCCGTGTAGTGAATCAGTTTACAGTAGAATATACAAATAATGGTCAAAAAGAAAATCGCAGACCGGATGTGCTTCTGTTTGTAAATGGTATGCCCTTGTGTGTCGTTGAACTTAAAAATCCCGTTGATGCCAATGCGACTATTTATGATGCTTGGGAACAAATTAATATTCGATACTGGAGAGATATTCCACACCTTTTACATTATTGCCCTTTGGCTTGCATTTCAGATGGTGTGAAAACAAGATTAGGTACAGTACGTACACCTTACGAGCATTTTTATGCTTGGCGTAGAGTAAACGAAGGAGATGTTGTATCCACTCTTCCTTTTGCAGAAACAGAAACTATGATAAAGGGTGTTTATACACCAGAGCGGTTCGTGGAGATTTTTAGGGACTATATCTATTTCCAAGATAGTATTTACGACAGTGATGAAGTAGAAATCGTATGCCGATATCCTCAGTTCTTTGCAGCAAAACTTTTAAAACAAAGTATTGTAAATTCTGTTGTTACGAGGAGTGGTAAAGGTGGTACATATTTTGGAGCAACTGGATGTGGAAAAACATATACGATGGCTTTTCTCGCACGTCAGCTTGCACTTCGTTGTACTGATATTCCGGAAATCGGTTCACCAACAATTATATTAATTGTTGACAGAGATGAACTGCAAAAACAAGGTTCAAAGCTTTTTACAAAGAGTAAAGAGTTTCTTAATCTGGGAGAAGTATCTGTTGTAAAAAACAGAACACAATTAAGGCAGGAACTTGGTGCAAGACAAAGTGGTGGTTTTTATATTTGTACCATTCAGAAATTCTGCGATAGGGAAGATGACAAAATCGGACTTATCAATGATAGGCAGAATATTATATGTTTTTCAGACGAGGCTCACAGAACACAGCTTGAACATTCTAAGAAAATTCAGTTTAGTAAAGATGCCGATGAAAATATGAAAGCTATGGTTTCAAAACCATATGCAAAAGTATTGAAGGAAGCATTTCCACATGCTACTTTCGTTGGTTTTACCGGAACGCCTATTGCGGAAACTTATCAGACCTTTGGTGATGAAATTGACCGATATACAATGGATCAGGCAGTTGCAGATGGGCTTACTGTTTCCATTAAGTATCATCCGCGTATTGCAAAGGTATTGCTTGATAATAAAAAAGTAAAAGAAATTGAGAATTATTATAAAAAATGTGCAGATGATGGTGCAATATATGAGGATATCGAAGCAAGTAAGAAAGCAATGAGCTCCATGGAAATAATTCTTGGTGAGCCTTCCAGACTTGAGCGTCTTGCTACAGATATCCACAACCATTATGTTGCGTCTTGTGCAGGTGATCCGGATAGAATACAAAAAGCAATGGTTGTATGTTCTAATAGAAAGATTGCTTATGCATTATTACAGAAGTTTAAGGATAAATACTCGGAATGGTTTGAGGAAAAGAAATCACCTGATGGGGTTTCTGTAACAGAAGAGGAACTGAAAGAATTGAAACCGATGCCATTTATGGCAATGGTATCTAGTGTCGGCAGTAATGATGAAAAAGATATGTATGATTATCTTGGCGGAGTTAAAAATGATAAGCGTTCAGAAGAATTGGATGCTGCTTTTAAACAGGAAAAATCAAATTTCAGTATTGTCATTGTTGTAGATATGTGGATTACGGGCTTTGATGTTCCTTGCCTTACATATTTATATAATGATAAACCTCTCAAAAAGCATTTGCTGATACAGACAATAAGCCGTGTAAACAGAAAATATCCGGGGAAAGAATATGGTATGGTTATCGACTATATTGGTATTCGCGACAACATGCGTGAAGCCATGAAGGTATATGGAGGAGATACATCTGTTGCACCGACATCCGATGATGTTGAGCAGGCTACATCAGTGTTTAGAGAAGAACTAGAAGTGTTGAAAAACATGTTCACAGGTTATGATTTATCACCATTTTTAAATTCGGAATGTGATCCGATAGAACGATACAGACTCCTTGCAAAAGCAGCGGAATATGTATTTGTATCAACAGAAGAATTACAGTTGGAAGGAAATAAAGGTGTTCAGAAAGTATCTTTCAAAACCTACTTTTTAAAGACAGTAAAACGAATGAGGGCAGCTTTTGATATTTGTCAGCCTTCCGGTTATCTTGGGGAAGAAGAATCTGCACTTGCACAATGCTTTATGGCTATAGCAGGTTTTGTTCGTAAGATGAGCGGAACAAGTGAAGTAGACACTGATACGATGAATCGTGCAGTTTCAAAGATGGTTGAAGAAGCATTAAAATATAATCAGGTGGAAAGTGTTCTTGAAAGCGGAGAGGAAGAAGATATTTTTTCACCGGAATATTTTGAAAAATTATCTGATGTCAAAATGCCGGCAACTAAATTGGAACTTCTTGTGAAAATGCTCCGTAAACAAATTAAGGAATATGGAAAAGTTAATCAGTTAGCTGCAAAATCATATCAGGAAATGTTGGAAAAGACGATTGCAGAATATCATGAAAGACGTAAACATCTTACTGCTGAAGAAGCTGGTGAAGCACAGGAACAGGCATCAGAGGATATCATTAAGATTGCAACGGAACAGGCTTTAGCTATTCTTCGTCAGATGAACGAAAATAGGGAGAGTTTTCGAAAAATTGGCTTAACATTTGAGGAAAAAGCATTCTATGATATTTTGATTTCTTTGTGTGACCAATATAACTTTGAATATGGAACAGATAAAGAAGTGGATGGTGTTATAGTCAATGATAAATGTAAAGCTTTAGCAAAGAAAATAAAAGATATTATTGATACAAAGTCTTCGTTTGCCGACTGGCTCAATAACCAAAATGTAAGAAATGGATTGAAATTGGAAATTAAAATATGCTTGGTGAAGAATGGTTATCCGCCACAGTATAGTCCGGAAGTATTTAACAAAGTTATGGAACAGGTGGAGAATTTTGAGGAGTATTCTGGAACAGAAGGTATAGGAAATGAAGCATCTACTTCTGGGAAAATTTATGAGTATAAGCCAGAGTATAAGGTGATGATGGTTGCGGAAGATTCGTCGAAGTATGGTGATTCAAAAAATAATCAGTAG
- a CDS encoding restriction endonuclease subunit S, with protein sequence MGLTKYKIGELIEIVDERNNLGIRDFFGININKEFMPTVANTEGLDETKYKVVRKNRFVYSGMQTGRDECIRVSMYNKDVPILVSPAYTTFEVVATDIVNPLYFFMKFLSKEKDRYGAFCSDGSIRSNLDWDVFCDIELELPPLSIQQNYVDIYNAMLENQKGYERGLYDIKLVCDAYIEDLRREMPCEAIGFYIEEVNQKNIGNLKLDSVRGIATSKEFINTKANMEGVSLENYKVVEPGMIAFISDTSRRADKMSIALNQSEENYLVSSISTVIQTDNTKLLPKYLYLFFCRTEFDRYARFHSWGSARETFSLDDMKEVRMPLPSIDVQKSIVGIYEAYTIRKEINEKLKAQIKDICPILIKGSIEEATKAKEA encoded by the coding sequence ATGGGATTGACTAAATATAAAATCGGAGAATTGATAGAAATAGTTGATGAAAGAAACAATCTTGGTATTAGAGATTTTTTTGGAATCAATATTAATAAAGAGTTTATGCCTACTGTTGCAAATACTGAAGGTTTAGATGAAACTAAGTATAAAGTGGTTAGAAAGAATCGTTTTGTTTATAGCGGGATGCAAACAGGTCGAGATGAATGCATTAGAGTAAGTATGTACAACAAAGATGTTCCGATATTGGTATCTCCTGCATATACAACGTTTGAAGTTGTTGCGACAGATATCGTTAATCCGTTGTATTTCTTTATGAAATTTCTTTCTAAGGAAAAGGATAGATATGGTGCTTTTTGTAGTGATGGAAGTATTCGTTCAAATCTGGATTGGGATGTGTTTTGTGATATTGAACTTGAACTGCCGCCACTATCAATTCAACAAAATTATGTAGATATCTATAATGCTATGCTGGAAAATCAGAAAGGCTATGAGCGTGGTTTGTATGATATAAAACTTGTTTGTGATGCGTATATTGAAGATTTGAGGCGAGAGATGCCTTGTGAAGCAATTGGTTTCTATATAGAAGAGGTCAATCAAAAAAATATTGGTAATCTCAAGTTGGATTCTGTACGAGGTATAGCCACAAGTAAAGAATTCATCAATACTAAAGCTAATATGGAGGGAGTTTCTCTAGAAAATTACAAGGTAGTAGAGCCTGGAATGATTGCTTTTATTTCTGACACTTCACGAAGAGCAGATAAAATGTCGATAGCTTTGAATCAGTCGGAAGAGAACTATTTAGTATCGTCAATATCAACTGTAATACAAACTGATAATACTAAACTACTTCCTAAATATTTGTATTTATTTTTTTGCAGAACAGAATTTGATCGTTATGCCCGTTTTCATTCGTGGGGGAGTGCAAGAGAAACATTTAGCCTTGATGATATGAAAGAAGTACGAATGCCACTTCCATCTATTGACGTTCAAAAATCCATAGTTGGTATCTATGAAGCATACACAATACGAAAAGAGATTAACGAAAAACTCAAAGCACAAATAAAAGACATCTGTCCAATTCTTATTAAAGGCTCAATAGAAGAGGCGACAAAAGCAAAGGAGGCATAG